Proteins from a genomic interval of Pseudomonadota bacterium:
- a CDS encoding radical SAM protein: MTSEEIHAWPPYTSLPEPAQRREALRGRLLDIGCWTPEQIAGKRWNIGCVALEITQRCNLDCTLCYLSDTSEAVKDVPLQEVFRRIEMIYQRYGENTDVQVTGGDPTLRNRAELIQIVQRITRYGMRASLFTNGIRATRALLAALCEAGLTDVAFHVDLTQQRKGYGSEVELNAVREQYIERARGLPLSVFFNTSVFEGNFHEIPALVRFFRRHADVVRMASFQPQADTGRGVLRARGAGITSNTVVDQINQGAGTDLRFDTFMVGHPRCNRYAMAFEINGNLYAFFDAPAFIVPLMNQTAQVRFDRRDRRAAVHAAIKAFALSPGLWRQGIRWLSRTLWAARADLWAARGRINKLSFFIHDFMDACRLERERVHGCVFMVASADGPISMCLHNAKRDAYILRPLKLATAEGERLWDPLTGVTTAGEAVKGSLQGRDIAPRNLPRKYLRGRQRQAILGDTVKPDSVSDQRSA, translated from the coding sequence TTGACTTCCGAAGAGATTCACGCATGGCCGCCCTACACGAGCCTGCCGGAGCCCGCCCAGCGTCGGGAAGCCCTGCGCGGGCGCCTGCTGGACATCGGCTGCTGGACGCCCGAGCAGATCGCCGGCAAGCGCTGGAACATCGGCTGCGTGGCGCTCGAAATCACTCAGCGCTGTAATCTCGACTGCACGCTGTGCTATCTCTCGGACACCTCGGAGGCGGTCAAGGATGTACCCCTCCAGGAAGTCTTTCGCCGCATCGAGATGATTTATCAACGCTACGGAGAAAATACGGACGTACAGGTGACGGGCGGCGATCCGACGCTCAGGAACCGGGCCGAGCTCATCCAGATCGTGCAGCGGATCACCCGATACGGCATGCGGGCTTCGCTCTTCACGAACGGCATCCGTGCCACCCGCGCGCTGCTCGCGGCGCTCTGCGAGGCGGGACTCACCGATGTCGCCTTCCACGTCGATTTGACGCAGCAAAGGAAGGGTTATGGCTCCGAAGTTGAGCTCAACGCAGTTCGAGAGCAATACATCGAACGCGCGCGGGGCTTACCGCTTTCGGTGTTTTTTAACACCAGCGTCTTCGAAGGCAATTTTCATGAGATCCCAGCCCTAGTGCGCTTCTTTCGCAGGCACGCCGATGTGGTACGGATGGCCTCGTTTCAGCCGCAAGCCGATACCGGCCGCGGCGTGCTGAGAGCGCGCGGCGCCGGGATCACCTCGAACACCGTGGTCGATCAGATCAACCAAGGCGCTGGCACCGATCTGCGCTTTGATACCTTCATGGTCGGGCACCCGCGCTGCAACCGCTACGCGATGGCCTTCGAAATCAACGGCAATCTCTACGCGTTCTTCGACGCCCCGGCCTTTATCGTGCCTCTCATGAATCAGACCGCGCAGGTACGGTTCGATCGCAGAGATCGCCGGGCCGCTGTCCATGCCGCGATCAAGGCCTTTGCGCTGAGCCCCGGACTTTGGCGGCAAGGAATACGCTGGCTAAGCCGGACGTTATGGGCCGCCAGAGCGGATCTCTGGGCCGCCCGCGGCCGCATCAATAAACTGTCGTTTTTCATCCATGACTTCATGGATGCTTGCCGGCTCGAGCGTGAACGCGTGCACGGATGCGTTTTCATGGTGGCCTCGGCCGACGGCCCCATCTCGATGTGTCTGCACAACGCCAAACGGGACGCCTACATCCTCCGGCCCTTAAAGCTGGCAACCGCGGAAGGCGAACGGCTGTGGGATCCCTTGACCGGCGTGACCACGGCCGGCGAAGCCGTTAAAGGCTCGTTGCAGGGCCGAGACATCGCTCCGCGAAATCTCCCCCGCAAATATCTCAGAGGCAGGCAGCGGCAGGCTATCCTGGGCGACACTGTTAAACCGGACAGCGTGTCGGACCAACGCAGTGCCTGA